From Anopheles funestus chromosome 3RL, idAnoFuneDA-416_04, whole genome shotgun sequence, a single genomic window includes:
- the LOC125770825 gene encoding glutamate receptor ionotropic, kainate 2 isoform X2, with amino-acid sequence MEKFNFTYELVMPEQNIVGSSNDMAGSVLQLLANGSADMAVAFLPILADARKHIRYSTGLDEGEWIMIMVRPMESASGSGLLAPFNRDVWILILLSLLAVGPIIYGLLILRHRLTRDKEQIIYSLPHCVWFVYGALMKQGSTLSPTGDSTRILFASWWIFITILTSFYTANLTAFLTLSKFTLPINNAEDVRRKEKQFVTIRGGAVEYAIKNRDETLNALSVLVDKRLVDFTTNVNDSDTLADKVAKQNYVFVRDRPAIDHMIYADYLVRRKINTLIERLHCPYATATTPFLKRNRAFGFPLTTEWNRIFDPELLKMVEGGIVKYKLHDRLPKAEICPQNLGGTERQLKNRDLVMTYFVMVTGFVTSIVVFVSELGFRYLNQRKLNDLLQQQPSKKITTERISYLGKQFTAGDSPPPPYAEVFSRHQLSVLGSERTGKLFDDGPGQLANGANRQMINGRDYMVVREKNGLGSRLIPMRAPSAAIFHYTYAN; translated from the exons ATGGAAAAGTTCAACTTCACCTACGAGCTTGTAATGCCGGAACAGAACATCGTCGGTTCATCCAACGATATGGCCGGCAGTGTGCTGCAGCTGTTGGCAAATGGATCTGCTGACATGGCGGTAGCGTTTCTGCCGATATTGGCCGACGCACGGAAACACATACGCTATTCGACCGGATTGGACGAAGGCGAATGGATCATGATCATGGTACGGCCAATGGAATCGGCCAGCGGATCCGGTCTGCTAGCACCGTTCAATCGGGACGTTTGGATATTGATTCTACTGTCGCTTCTGGCCGTCGGTCCTATTATCTATGGTTTGCTGATACTGCGCCACCGGCTCACCAGGGACAAGGAGCAGATCATCTACAGCCTGCCGCACTGCGTTTGGTTCGTTTACGGTGCACTGATGAAGCAGGGCAGTACCCTTTCACCGACGGGAG ATTCAACCCGCATTCTGTTCGCCAGCTGGTGGATCTTCATCACGATCCTAACATCCTTCTATACCGCCAATCTAACCGCTTTTCTAACGCTGTCTAAGTTTACGCTCCCGATTAACAATGCCGAGGACGTGCGTCGCAAGGAGAAACAGTTCGTAACAATCCGCGGTGGAGCGGTAGAATAtgcaattaaaaat CGCGATGAAACATTGAACGCCCTCAGTGTACTGGTCGACAAGCGGCTGGTAGACTTCACGACCAACGTGAATGATAGTGACACGCTTGCGGACAAGGTGGCCAAACAGAACTACGTGTTCGTCCGTGACCGACCCGCTATCGACCATATGATCTACGCGGACTATCTGGTAAGGCGTAAGATTAATACGCTTATCGAACGGCTGCATTGTCCGTACGCAACCGCCACCACACCGTTCCTGAAGCGGAACCGTGCCTTCGGATTTCCGCTTACTACCGAATGGAATCGAATATTTGATCCCGA ATTGCTTAAAATGGTGGAAGGTGGCATCGTCAAGTACAAGCTGCACGATCGCTTACCGAAAGCCGAAATCTGTCCCCAGAATCTTGGCGGCACTGAGCGGCAGCTGAAGAACCGTGATCTCGTCATGACGTACTTCGTTATGGTGACCGGCTTCGTTACCTCGATTGTGGTGTTCGTCAGTGAGCTCGGTTTCCGGTATCTAAATCAGCGCAAGCTCAACGATCTCCTACAGCAGCAACCGTCCAAAAAGATCACTACCGAGCGGATCTCCTACCTGGGGAAACAGTTCACTGCTGGAGATTCACCGCCACCGCCGTACGCTGAAGTATTTAGCCGCCATCAGCTCAGTGTGCTCGGTAGCGAGCGAACCGGCAAGCTGTTCGATGATGGTCCCGGTCAGCTTGCAAATGGTGCCAACCGGCAGATGATTAACGGTCGCGACTATATGGTTGTGCGGGAAAAGAATGGGCTCGGTTCGAGGCTCATACCGATGCGTGCACCATCGGCTGCCATCTTTCATTACACGTATGCCAACTGA
- the LOC125770829 gene encoding uncharacterized protein LOC125770829, with amino-acid sequence MPEEQIPLDDYQRPASSSSSAPRSRQPSVGELQENGPPDGGGGHFVAIRNMLNATRNRPVARIAPLEPSFVPAPQRYFPIVIPAEPTIEELLRQAAGTQDLATVNEIKLKVISHMTSLQRIPCFIPQLRSLILEGSIVMTLRDLGCDMTFLRYLNVSRCSLKHLDGTTGLESLEELVADYNLIEEVGPCSNLINIKKISLKSNRITDLGSVTFLALCEKLEVLDLRENFVSEDPSFWHVLRTNIPQLRCLNETQFREMTSDETDLSSSDYRSSSSGSIEDVQRGRWDGPVASSNGRENVQPSSDRVPHRPITASVERRVTLELLDQQRPSTADPVKLKAQLTSGEPVVGSVITKARRRRRQRTAWGESTSCSSVSSSDSSFSKDFPDRLPQKAVDLELGVIGVAGQGEPSRSTHRRQPESATGTDDDPQNLLRAARLWRQRSLQTRETIREQEQMLILRQLHDEE; translated from the exons ATGCCTGAAGAACAGATCCCACTGGATGACTATCAGCGTCCAGCGTCGTCGTCCTCATCGGCACCAAGATCCCGGCAGCCATCGGTTGGTGAGCTGCAGGAAAATGGTCCCCCCGATGGTGGAGGTGGCCATTTTGTGGCTATAAGAAACATGCTAAATGCTACGCGTAACCGTCCGGTGGCTCGTATTGCACCGCTGGAACCATCGTTTGTGCCAGCACCGCAACGATATTTCCCCATCGTAATACCCGCCGAACCGACGATCGAGGAGTTGCTG cgcCAAGCCGCCGGAACACAGGATCTAGCAACGGTGAATGAGATTAAGCTTAAAGTCATATCGCACATGACCAGTCTGCAGCGGATACCATGCTTCATACCGCAGCTACGATCACTCATACTGGAAGGCAGTATCGTGATGACCTTGAGGGACCTAGGATGTGATATGACGTTCCTGCGCTATCTGAACGTGTCTCGGTGTAGCTTGAAACATCTGGACGGTACAACGGGCCTTGAATCGCTCGAGGAACTTGTCGCGGACTACAATCTTATAGAAGAGGTGGGACCGTGTTCGAATTTGATCAACATCAAGAAAATTAGTCTGAAGAG TAACCGGATAACCGATTTGGGCAGTGTTACCTTTCTGGCACTATGTGAAAAATTGGAGGTGTTGGATTTGAGAGAGAACTTTGTATCAGAAGATCCTTCCTTTTGGCACGTGCTTCGAACAAACATTCCACAGCTGCGGTGTCTTAACGAGACACAGTTTCGCGAGATGACAAGCGATGAAACGGACCTGTCCAGTTCGGACTACCGATCCTCCAGTTCCGGTAGTATTGAAGATGTGCAACGGGGCCGATGGGATGGTCCTGTTGCATCATCGAACGGTAGGGAAAATGTCCAACCATCCAGCGATCGAGTACCCCACCGTCCAATTACCGCTTCCGTCGAAAGGCGAGTTACATTGGAGCTATTGGATCAGCAACGTCCTTCTACTGCTG ATCCCGTTAAGCTAAAGGCACAACTAACTTCCGGTGAACCGGTGGTGGGAAGCGTTATCACGAAGGCACGCCGAAGACGCCGTCAACGTACGGCCTGGGGTGAATCGACATCTTGCTCGAGTGTCAGCAGTTCGGATTCTTCCTTTTCGAAAGATTTCCCCGACCGTTTGCCACAGAAAGCGGTCGACCTTGAGCTTGGTGTAATCGGTGTGGCGGGTCAGGGTGAGCCGTCACGCAGTACACACCGTAGACAACCGGAATCCGCCACCGGAACGGATGATGATCCGCAGAACCTGCTGCGTGCTGCACGGTTGTGGCGCCAGCGATCGTTGCAAACGCGTGAAACGATTCGCGAGCAGGAGCAGATGCTAATTTTGCGGCAACTGCACGATGAGGAGTAG
- the LOC125770827 gene encoding apyrase-like, with product MWKVLLIGSTVLAFVALQCHATDDLPKDRTKLRKLFPLTIIHMNDLHARFAETSERSSKCKGSEGDTCIAGIARVFHTVQSLRKKHPNPLFFNVGDNYQGTIWYNYHRWKVVARFITLMRPDAMTLGNHEFDDGLKGLRPYLNALANKTIPTVATNLIRSKDPFPTLPASVILNRDGRSIGIIGVIADKTHELSNTESITFSDSVAAVRTESESLKKRGVDIIVVLSHCGLEVDKQIAREAGDHVDVIVGGHSHSFLFPNASKLPHSKLDNILGDYPVVVNNKNGRKILIVQAYAYGKYVGRLTAYFNAQGEVKHWDGFPVYLSNRIPQSRVALTILEPYRKQVEAYGATKIAETQVDLVQNSCRLRECNLGCLVADAIADYYTNKTFHPIALINAGNFRAPIPKGYITNEEAIGASPFSNTVDLVTLRGDALWNIVEHSIVWDSVKRMNVAQVSGMRVVADLDRAPYNRVLSIEVRNLHDGITYEPLDCKANYKLVTMSFIATGKDGFRWALERLDRQIGPLDSDVFIRYLKKLQVINETNLICGRMIINGTIKS from the exons ATGTGGAAAGTACTGCTGATCGGATCGACGGTGTTGGCTTTTGTAGCGTTGCAGTGCCATGCGACGGATGATTTACCAAAAGATCGTACTAAGCTACGCAAGCTGTTCCCACTAACGATCATACATATGAACGATCTTCATGCGAG ATTTGCGGAAACTTCCGAAAGATCGTCCAAGTGTAAGGGAAGCGAGGGTGACACATGTATCGCCGGTATTGCACGTGTATTCCACACCGTACAGTCGCTAAGAAAGAAGCATCCAAATCCACTCTTTTTTAACGTCGGTGACAATTACCAAGGAACGATCTGGTACAACTACCACCGATGGAAAGTAGTCGCCCGGTTCATCACACTGATGCGTCCAGATGCGATG ACACTCGGAAACCATGAGTTTGATGATGGGTTAAAAGGTTTAAGACCATATCTGAACGCTCTCGCAAACAAGACGATACCAACGGTAGCGACGAACTTAATCCGATCGAAGGACCCGTTTCCTACCTTACCTGCTTCAGTGATCCTCAACCGAGATGGACGATCGATTGGCATTATAGGGGTGATAGCTGACAAAACACAC GAACTTTCCAACACCGAAAGCATCACATTTTCTGATTCTGTCGCTGCAGTACGCACAGAATCGGAATCCCTAAAGAAACGTGGTGTGGACATTATAGTGGTGTTGTCACACTGTGGTCTGGAGGTTGACAAGCAGATCGCAAGAGAAGCGGGTGATCACGTGGACGTGATCGTTGGAGGACATTCgcattcatttctttttcccaACGCTTCCAAACTGCCCCACAGCAAATTGGATAACATTCTCGGCGATTACCCAGTGGTAGTAAACAATAAGAACGGACGTAAG ATTTTGATTGTTCAGGCCTATGCATATGGGAAGTATGTGGGCCGTTTGACGGCTTACTTTAATGCGCAAGGAGAAGTGAAACACTGGGACGGATTTCCGGTGTACCTTTCGAACAGAATTCCACAGAGCCGAGTGGCGCTTACCATTCTGGAACCGTATCGGAAGCAGGTGGAAGCTTACGGTGCAACCAAAATTGCCGAAACGCAGGTCGATCTTGTGCAGAACAGCTGTCGTCTGAGGGAGTGCAACTTGGGATGTCTTGTGGCGGATGCGATTGCCGATTACTATACCAACAAAACGTTCCACCCGATCGCTCTTATCAATGCCGGGAATTTCCGTGCCCCAATACCCAAAGGAT ATATTACAAATGAGGAAGCAATCGGAGCGAGTCCATTCTCGAACACCGTCGATCTGGTGACGCTGCGCGGTGATGCACTGTGGAACATCGTCGAGCACTCGATCGTGTGGGATAGTGTGAAGCGTATGAATGTGGCACAAGTGTCGGGAATGCGTGTAGTGGCGGATCTTGATCGCGCACCGTATAATCGGGTACTCTCGATCGAGGTGCGTAATTTGCACGATGGTATCACCTACGAGCCATTGGATTGCAAGGCTAATTATAAGCTGGTGACAATGTCGTTCATTGCCACCGGTAAGGATGGATTCCGTTGGGCGTTGGAGCGACTCGATCGTCAAATTGGTCCACTGGATTCGGATGTTTTTATCCGATACCTGAAGAAGCTTCAGGTGATAAACGAAACGAATCTGATCTGTGGGAGAATGATCATAAACGGTACGATCAAATcgtaa
- the LOC125770830 gene encoding epoxide hydrolase 4-like has protein sequence MDQLVIGCLRRAVLVCGVFLLRIFRWLNVSYWIPTPRPHPPDTLNHSKWGTHRYIKIHGIKLHYVEKGSNSKPLMLFLHGLPDFWYTWRYQMHEFSQDYWTVALDLPGFGRSEPPIYSVTYKINNLGRIVCSLISTLGKSDCILVANGAGAILGWQIINQYPERVSKYVMLGTPSEAILQQLFERGAIPLGTLLKSACLLYAGRLPVLLARAGDYAIFDELLGANSKPQDLEAYKYTFGQPSAVERAITAFRENFIDFFLEEYEFRVRKASNTPGLFLFGEQDCSIDPEEYATLLMHIYQPLETRFVPRVGQFMHQDNPKTVNKYISEFLREQFTQPTHLISNTPEKQIVVKEVCNNCYGKAHSNTEAHHDGCATNCDGQEHKHLLQNLRIPICS, from the exons ATGGATCAATTGGTGATCGGTTGCCTGAGACGTGCGGTGCTCGTTTGTGGAGTGTTCCTGCTACGGATATTCCGTTGGCTAAACGTATCGTACTGGATACCGACACCAAGACCCCATCCACCGGATACGCTAAATCACAGCAAATGGGGCACACATCGATACATTAAAATACAC GGCATAAAGCTGCACTACGTCGAGAAAGGGTCGAATAGCAAACCGTTGATGCTGTTCCTGCATGGTTTGCCAGATTTCTGGTACACCTGGCGCTATCAGATGCATGAGTTCTCGCAAGACTACTGGACGGTAGCACTCGATTTGCCCGGTTTCGGCCGCTCGGAACCACCCATCTACAGTGTCACGTACAAGATAAACAATCTAGGACGGATCGTCTGTTCGTTGATCAGCACGCTTGGAAAATCTGATTGCATTCTGGTGGCTAATGGGGCCGGAGCAATACTTGGCTGGCAGATCATTAATCAATATCCGGAAAGGGTATCCAAGTACGTTATGCTCGGCACACCCTCGGAAGCCATACTGCAGCAACTGTTTGAGCGTGGTGCAATTCCCCTAGGAACGTTACTGAAATCTGCATGCCTGTTGTATGCCGGCCGTCTTCCAGTGCTTCTTGCACGGGCTGGCGATTATGCGATATTTGACGAACTGCTTGGTGCGAATTCAAAACCACAAGATCTGGAAGCGTACAAGTATACCTTCGGCCAACCATCAGCAGTAGAGCGAGCGATAACAGCTTTTCGGGAAAATTTTATCGACTTCTTCCTGGAGGAGTACGAATTTCGTGTACGTAAAGCATCCAACACCCCGGGACTGTTTCTATTCGGTGAACAGGATTGCTCAATTGATCCGGAAGAATACGCCACCTTACTGATGCACATTTATCAACCGTTGGAGACACGCTTTGTGCCACGCGTAGGTCAGTTTATGCATCAGGATAATCCTAAAACAGTGAACAAGTATATTTCCGAATTTCTAAGAGAGCAGTTTACGCAACCCACACATCTGATAAGTAATACACCGGAAAAGCAAATAGTGGTAAAGGAAGTTTGTAACAATTGTTACGGAAAGGCACACAGTAATACAGAAGCTCACCATGATGGGTGCGCCACCAATTGTGACGGACAGGAGCACAAGCATTTGCTCCAAAATCTAAGAATACCTATTTGTTCCTAA
- the LOC125770825 gene encoding glutamate receptor ionotropic, delta-2 isoform X1, translated as MRIIELKSSSESCVRRTYRGRIHGTGKWESRIVGVTLSVVAWGLLVIVLLGVLRPVADAQGIAAVESDGNETTEYYHLEMGASAEVKEREMQELRQRLAGTTLRVTTLQDWPLSYTVKINGSYIGAGVAFDLLEFLMEKFNFTYELVMPEQNIVGSSNDMAGSVLQLLANGSADMAVAFLPILADARKHIRYSTGLDEGEWIMIMVRPMESASGSGLLAPFNRDVWILILLSLLAVGPIIYGLLILRHRLTRDKEQIIYSLPHCVWFVYGALMKQGSTLSPTGDSTRILFASWWIFITILTSFYTANLTAFLTLSKFTLPINNAEDVRRKEKQFVTIRGGAVEYAIKNRDETLNALSVLVDKRLVDFTTNVNDSDTLADKVAKQNYVFVRDRPAIDHMIYADYLVRRKINTLIERLHCPYATATTPFLKRNRAFGFPLTTEWNRIFDPELLKMVEGGIVKYKLHDRLPKAEICPQNLGGTERQLKNRDLVMTYFVMVTGFVTSIVVFVSELGFRYLNQRKLNDLLQQQPSKKITTERISYLGKQFTAGDSPPPPYAEVFSRHQLSVLGSERTGKLFDDGPGQLANGANRQMINGRDYMVVREKNGLGSRLIPMRAPSAAIFHYTYAN; from the exons ATGCGTATCATTGAACTAAAAAGCAGTTCGGAAAGTTGCGTACGAAGGACGTACCGTGGGCGCATCCATGGTACGGGCAAATGGGAGAGTCGGATTGTTGGTGTTACGCTAAGTGTAGTGGCATGGGGACTGTTGGTGATCGTGCTGCTGGGTGTATTACGCCCCGTGGCAGATGCCCAAGGTATTGCCGCGGTCGAATCGGATGGTAACGAAACAACGGAATATTACCATCTCGAGATGGGTGCCAGTGCGGAAGTGAAGGAACGGGAAATGCAAGAACTGCGCCAAAGATTGGCCGGTACAACATTGCGTGTTACTACACTTCAG GACTGGCCCCTCAGCTACACAGTGAAGATCAACGGTTCGTACATCGGTGCCGGTGTTGCCTTCGATCTGCTCGAGTTTCTAATGGAAAAGTTCAACTTCACCTACGAGCTTGTAATGCCGGAACAGAACATCGTCGGTTCATCCAACGATATGGCCGGCAGTGTGCTGCAGCTGTTGGCAAATGGATCTGCTGACATGGCGGTAGCGTTTCTGCCGATATTGGCCGACGCACGGAAACACATACGCTATTCGACCGGATTGGACGAAGGCGAATGGATCATGATCATGGTACGGCCAATGGAATCGGCCAGCGGATCCGGTCTGCTAGCACCGTTCAATCGGGACGTTTGGATATTGATTCTACTGTCGCTTCTGGCCGTCGGTCCTATTATCTATGGTTTGCTGATACTGCGCCACCGGCTCACCAGGGACAAGGAGCAGATCATCTACAGCCTGCCGCACTGCGTTTGGTTCGTTTACGGTGCACTGATGAAGCAGGGCAGTACCCTTTCACCGACGGGAG ATTCAACCCGCATTCTGTTCGCCAGCTGGTGGATCTTCATCACGATCCTAACATCCTTCTATACCGCCAATCTAACCGCTTTTCTAACGCTGTCTAAGTTTACGCTCCCGATTAACAATGCCGAGGACGTGCGTCGCAAGGAGAAACAGTTCGTAACAATCCGCGGTGGAGCGGTAGAATAtgcaattaaaaat CGCGATGAAACATTGAACGCCCTCAGTGTACTGGTCGACAAGCGGCTGGTAGACTTCACGACCAACGTGAATGATAGTGACACGCTTGCGGACAAGGTGGCCAAACAGAACTACGTGTTCGTCCGTGACCGACCCGCTATCGACCATATGATCTACGCGGACTATCTGGTAAGGCGTAAGATTAATACGCTTATCGAACGGCTGCATTGTCCGTACGCAACCGCCACCACACCGTTCCTGAAGCGGAACCGTGCCTTCGGATTTCCGCTTACTACCGAATGGAATCGAATATTTGATCCCGA ATTGCTTAAAATGGTGGAAGGTGGCATCGTCAAGTACAAGCTGCACGATCGCTTACCGAAAGCCGAAATCTGTCCCCAGAATCTTGGCGGCACTGAGCGGCAGCTGAAGAACCGTGATCTCGTCATGACGTACTTCGTTATGGTGACCGGCTTCGTTACCTCGATTGTGGTGTTCGTCAGTGAGCTCGGTTTCCGGTATCTAAATCAGCGCAAGCTCAACGATCTCCTACAGCAGCAACCGTCCAAAAAGATCACTACCGAGCGGATCTCCTACCTGGGGAAACAGTTCACTGCTGGAGATTCACCGCCACCGCCGTACGCTGAAGTATTTAGCCGCCATCAGCTCAGTGTGCTCGGTAGCGAGCGAACCGGCAAGCTGTTCGATGATGGTCCCGGTCAGCTTGCAAATGGTGCCAACCGGCAGATGATTAACGGTCGCGACTATATGGTTGTGCGGGAAAAGAATGGGCTCGGTTCGAGGCTCATACCGATGCGTGCACCATCGGCTGCCATCTTTCATTACACGTATGCCAACTGA